A region of Lycium barbarum isolate Lr01 chromosome 1, ASM1917538v2, whole genome shotgun sequence DNA encodes the following proteins:
- the LOC132614307 gene encoding uncharacterized protein LOC132614307, whose product MRQRRKRAYLHRIKDEHGQWIQGDNLISEAAIRHYSKLFTQPQQDHNFNFLKRIENVVTEEYNNSLIQLPTGEEIEQAVKDLHLDSAAGPDGFSGHFYKKKCWNIIANDVTAMVENFFRGNKLTKFITHTFLIMIPKVEAPDSFNQLRPISLSNFTNKIISKEIIHDIKKKNKGGNVVIKIDMAKAYDKVSWSFLNAILRKMGFVEEYVDLIYRLVSNVWYSIIVNGIKYGFFHSTRGLKQGDPLSPALFIIAAESLSKALNQLHGKEDDLVIFSFGDKNSLKMIMKKLGQYEDASGQEINMEKSCPIYHGRKKISYLSDIAKAVVNKIKGWQGSMLASGGKATLIKHVLQSQTIHTMAVISPPKNVLSQLEKYFSKFFWGQADNKNKYHWSSWKKMCYPTEEGGVGLKSLEDICLTKHPVERKIQSGQSSAWRDLMRTKNPIEPHIIWKINEGKISFWWDNWTKLGALVNMLNDQNCPGKLLVQDFLVNNVWNREFIYSIVPAHIANIILNIPIGRNNMKDKPIWIPTNTEGETASTIWKKFAAPLGINYRAHNAMGMIQNWRNTTSRNSLHRTLKQITPIFILWELWKYRNAARYGNKKQSIFWIYKKIVFHIHVYINRKGHNLDYKWDWNKICKFAEAIKPSFTGVMVTWMRPEGEWIKINTDGSSNSTKNTVGMGGVVRNGNGEIIMAFANSLNFCTNNKAEVEAAEYAIQWCFSNNRNKFILELDSMLVINMLNGSSLPPWNFEQKIDKMRRQLQSKQCIIQHCYREANQVADALAKFGANLQLNRRARVYHNLQNLPTQAIGPSRLDSMGMPSFRIKQAKRNITVISNPP is encoded by the exons ATGAGACAAAGAAGAAAGAGAGCTTATCTTCATAGGATCAAAGATGAGCATGGACAGTGGATTCAAGGTGACAATTTGATATCTGAGGCTGCTATTAGACATTATAGCAAACTGTTTACTCAACCTCAGCAAGATCACAACTTTAACTTCCTAAAAAGAATTGAGAATGTGGTTACAGAGGAATACAACAATAGTCTAATTCAATTACCTACTGGGGAGGAGATCGAACAGGCTGTGAAAGACCTTCACCTTGATAGTGCTGCAGGGCCAGATGGCTTCAGTGGTcatttctataaaaaaaaatgttggaaTATTATTGCTAATGATGTAACTGCCATGGTTGAAAACTTTTTCAGGGGTAATAAACTCACTAAGTTCATTACCCATACTTTTCTCATTATGATCCCTAAAGTGGAAGCTCCTGACTCTTTTAACCAGCTCAGACCAATAAGCCTTAGCAACTTTACTAACAAGATCATTTCTAAA GAGATCATTCATGAcatcaaaaagaaaaacaaaggtGGCAATGTAGTCATCAAAATAGATATGGCCAAAGCCTATGACAAAGTCTCCTGGTCCTTTCTCAATGCTATCTTAAGAAAAATGGGATTTGTGGAAGAATATGTTGATCTTATTTACAGACTGGTGTCTAATGTGTGGTACTCCATTATTGTAAATGGAATAAAATATGGTTTCTTCCATTCTACTAGAGGTCTCAAGCAAGGAGATCCTCTATCCCCTGCCCTGTTCATTATTGCTGCTGAATCACTGTCAAAAGCTCTGAATCAGTTACATGGCAAGGAAG ATGATTTAGTCATCTTCAGTTTTGGGGATAAAAATTCCCTAAAAATGATCATGAAAAAGCTGGGACAGTATGAAGATGCATCTGGTCAAGAGATTAATATGGAAAAAA GCTGCCCCATATATCATGGAAGAAAGAAGATCTCTTATTTATCTGATATTGCCAAAGCTGTCGTCAACAAGATCAAAGGATGGCAAGGAAGTATGTTGGCTAGTGGAGGTAAAGCTACCCTGATTAAGCATGTCTTACAATCACAAACCATTCACACCATGGCTGTTATATCCCCTCCGAAAAATGTGCTATCACAACTTGAGAAATACTTCTCAAAATTTTTTTGGGGACAAGCTGATAATAAGAACAAATATCATTGGAGCTCATGGAAAAAAATGTGCTACCCTACTGAGGAAGGAGGTGTTGGACTCAAGAGCCTGGAAGATATTTGCCTTAC AAAACATCCTGTGGAAAGAAAGATCCAATCAGGCCAATCTTCTGCTTGGAGGGATCTTATGAGAACAAAGAATCCCATAGAACCTCACATCATATGGAAGATCAATGAAGGCAAAATCTCATTCTGGTGGGACAACTGGACCAAGCTTGGAGCTCTGGTCAATATGCTTAATGATCAAAACTGCCCTGGTAAGTTGTTGGTACAAGATTTCTTGGTTAATAATGTATGGAACAGGGAATTCATCTATAGTATTGTGCCTGCTCACATAGCCAATATTATCCTGAATATTCCTATTGGCCGTAACAATATGAAGGATAAACCAATCTGGATTCCTACAAACACAG AGGGAGAAACTGCTTCGACTATATGGAAAAAATTTGCTGCTCCTTTGGGCATTAATTATAGGGCTCATAATGCTATGGGAATGATCCAAAATTGGAGAAACACTACTTCAAGGAATTCCCTTCACAGAACCTTGAAGCAGATCACTCCCATCTTCATTCTATGGGAATTATGGAAATACAGAAATGCTGCTAGATATGGGAACAAGAAACAATCTATTTTTTGGATTTATAAGAAAATTGTGTTTCATATTCATGTCTACATCAATAGAAAAGGCCACAATTTGGACTATAAATGGGATTGGAACAAAATTTGTAAGTTTGCGGAAGCCATTAAACCTTCTTTCACTGGTGTCATGGTTACTTGGATGAGACCAGAGGGGGAATGGATCAAGATTAACACGGATGGGAGCAGCAACAGTACTAAGAACACGGTAGGTATGGGAGGAGTTGTTAGGAACGGAAATGGGGAGATCATTATGGCTTTTGCTAACTCTCTCAATTTCTGCACTAACAACAAGGCGGAAGTGGAGGCTGCTGAATATGCCATCCAGTGGTGTTTTTCTAATAATAGAAACAAGTTCATCTTAGAACTTGACTCTATGTTAGTGATTAACATGCTCAATGGCTCTTCCCTTCCCCCTTGGAATTTTGAACAAAAGATTGACAAGATGAGAAGACAACTTCAATCAAAACAATGCATCATTCAACACTGCTACAGGGAGGCAAACCAAGTAGCAGACGCTCTTGCCAAGTTTGGTGCTAATCTTCAACTGAACCGAAGAGCCCGTGTATACCATAACCTGCAAAATCTGCCTACTCAAGCTATTGGACCTAGTCGACTTGATTCAATGGGCATGCCCAGCTTCAGAATCAAACAGGCCAAGAGGAATATCACTGTCATCTCTAATCCTCCATGA
- the LOC132603586 gene encoding abscisic acid receptor PYL4-like — translation MPCSLQLQRINPTTTGNFHKQPQPTWIIPVPPFTIPNNLLHYHTHHVGPTQCCSAVVQHISAPINAVWSLVRRFDNPQAYKHFLKSCHVILGDGEVGAIREVRVISGLPAASSTERLEILDDERHVISFSVVGGDHRLTNYRSVTTLHTSDDNGTVMVESYVVDIPQGNTKEETCVFVDTIVRCNLQSLAQIVENNMPTSTTNS, via the coding sequence atgccTTGTTCACTTCAGCTTCAAAGGATCAACCCCACAACCACCGGAAACTTCCACAAACAACCTCAACCAACATGGATTATCCCCGTACCACCATTCACCATCCCTAACAACCTCTTACATTACCACACCCACCATGTCGGCCCCACTCAATGCTGCTCCGCCGTAGTCCAGCACATCTCCGCCCCTATCAACGCTGTGTGGTCCCTAGTCCGCCGCTTCGACAACCCTCAAGCATACAAACACTTCCTCAAGAGCTGCCACGTCATTCTGGGGGACGGAGAAGTTGGAGCAATAAGGGAGGTACGCGTGATATCTGGCCTCCCCGCTGCTTCTAGCACGGAGAGGCTGGAAATATTAGATGATGAGAGACACGTCATCAGCTTCAGCGTTGTCGGCGGTGATCATAGGTTAACAAATTACCGGTCAGTTACGACGCTGCACACGTCAGATGATAATGGAACGGTGATGGTGGAATCGTATGTGGTGGATATTCCACAAGGGAATACAAAGGAAGAAACGTGTGTATTTGTTGATACAATTGTACGTTGTAATTTGCAATCACTAGCACAGATCGTTGAGAACAACATGCCTACAAGTACAACCAACAGTTAA